In Armatimonas rosea, the DNA window AACCCGGGATAGCCGCGGCATGACATCGGGCTACAACGGGCCACACTTAGTCTGTTTCGATACAAAGACGGGACAGCAGGTGTGGAAAGCGCGCGCCGATGAAGCCCTCTCGGTGTGGAGTAGCGAGCTTCTGGTGACGGGGGACAGTGTCCTGGTGACCACGCCCAGCGGGATCCGGCTCTACGACCCCCATGTCCAGTATTGGGGGCCATTGCTGCCGCTGACCGCCTTTGGTTCCACGGGGTACAGTGGCGTCCCCCGAGTCGCACTCTCGCCCGATGGCACGACCATCGCGGAGCGGTACGAGTTTGGGATTCGGCTACGGCCCCTCGTGGGAGGTGACTAAGTGCGCCTGACCACAAACACGCCCACACCGACCACGCAAACACAACCCACAAGCCAGCACATCACGGCCCCTACACCTGTCGTGGCCGCTTCAACGGTGCTGGTGACGACGGGCGCTCGGACGCGTCGGAGGCGCAGCAGTAGTGGGCATCTCGTGCTCTGGGGCACGTTGCTGGTGCCGGTGGTGGCACTTGGGCTGGCGCTGAGACCCGCCGTGCAAACACAGCTGGTTGAGCGGCGGCTTGCGCCGCGCCAGCTCCTGGCCGTGTTGCCTGGCACGGAGACAAATGGGATGGCGCTGAGCGCGAATGGTCGCTATATGGCGGTGCGGTCTCTCAAGCTAGAACGTGGAAGTGGTGAGGGGATTGCATGGCTCAACCAGACCCAGGTCTACGACACAGGCACAGGCAAACAACTCGGAACGGTTCGCACTCCTGATGGCACCTCTTCTATGGTCGGAATCACCGCGGATGGCACACGGATAGTGACAGCGGAGTACGGTAACGCGAAGAAAAACCAGGGGCAGCTGAGCTGGTGGGATGTGGCTAGCGGCAAGCCGATTAATACGGTCACCTACCCTAGTACCACCGCTGAGAACCTGCTCTCCGTCGCGGGAACGGAGCTTCTGGAGTCTCAGGACGGGGTGCTGACGTTGCGGAGTACGGAGACGGGAGCACTGCTGGCTCGCTTTCCCATCCCCTCAACTCTAGCGGGGCAGCCGACCAATCCACGCTGCTACCAGCTCGCGCTCTCCCCCAATTCTCAGTGGGTCGCGGCGCGTGTCTCCCTCAAAAACAGCACAGGGCTCTACGGTCTCGTGGGCGCGGAGCTGGTGCTCTGGAAGCGCGGCGAGCAAAAGCCCCGCTGGAGTTTCCCCGTTCGCGAGCATAACGCGGCGAACACGGTCATGGTCGCCAATGATGGCACGGTGCTAGCAACGGTCGAGAAGGTAATACAAGACGCCAGGCAATTCATCAATCTCAATGATGCCATGTATCGGGGAGTGATCTGCCTGGACGCAACTACAGGCAAGGAGCGCTGGTTTATCCCGCACGGTAAGGGCTTCACGGGGCTTACGTATGCCCTCGCAATCGACCCGGCACGAAACCGGGTGGCCCTGCGCTACGGGGAGCGCTTTATCGGGCTACATCGCCTGACGGATGGGAGCCTGATCTCCACGATTGATACCCGGCAGAAAATCAGTAATGGAGGGGTTTTGGGAGAGCGGGTGCGCTTCTCCGACGATGGCAAGACCCTGTATGACCGACAAGTCGGTGGGATTGCCGTCTGGAGCCTGGAGGGGCTGAAGTGAAGTACAGCTTCACGCTCCTCGAAGACGGCGAGCGTGAGAAGCTGATCCTGGAGAGTGGCGGGGACCTTCCGCGCCACGTCGTGCTGAAGCTGCTGGCCTATCTCCTCTACCGAAAACAGCACGCGCTGGAGATCGAGAAGGGGGTAGGGCAGCGCCACAAGCCGGACTTGGTCGCGCAAAACCCCGTCACGGGGCAGGTTCAGCTCTGGATCGACTGTGGCCAGATCGAGACCGATCGGCTGGGGCGCATTGTTGCCAAGAACCGCCACGCGGAGGTAGTCGTGGTGAAGGCAACCGCGCGTGAGGCCGAGCGCTACGCGGCCGTGGCGGCCAGAGATGTCACGGGGCACGCGACGGTTCTCGGCTTCGACGACGGCTTCACGGAGCGTTTTGTGGAGCTGCTACGCGGCACCAACACCGTTGAGGTCGTGTGCTTGGAGGAGACGATCCGTATTGTGCTCAACGGCGAGGCGCTGGAGAGTGCTAGGCAAGCCTGCTCTTGCCGGGCGTGAGAAACACGGCGAGCGCGCTCAAGCAGCCCCGCCGCGATGATTTTCCATCTTTCCAGCTGGGGGGATCACTAAAGAGCGTGTCATCGGCGAGGCACTCCTGGCCGATGCCATCGGTCTGGATGCGCCAGAGGCTGGAGTCGTTGAGGAAGTAGATCGTCTTGCCATCCGGGGAGAAGGCCGGGTTGCGCGGGCTCGTCCCCGATTTTTTAAAGACCCCGAGTGCGCGAGCCGGTGCGCCCGGTGCGTCCGCGTAGAACAGCTCGTGGCGGAACTCCTGCGGGTCGGCGATAAAGGTAAAGCCCGTCCCGACCGGAGCGAAGCGCGGGTTGCAGACCGCGCCGCCCTTGGTGTAGAGGTAGACCGGGGCGGCCTTGGTACGCAGGGAGACCGTGGCAATCCCATTGCGCGTGTTCTCGTCTTCGTAGGCCCAGAACGCGACGGTCTGGTTGTCCAGTGCGACATGCGGGTTCATGGCGCAGCGGTAGTCCTGGCCGGAGTGCGTCGTAAAGTCTGTGCCATCGATTCGGACCGAGGCAATACCACCTGCCGTATGATTCGGGCCGATCCAGTGGGAGTACATAAAGACAATGCGCGAGCCGTCTGGGGTGACCGTGGGAGCACCGTGAAAGTGGCGCGACTTTGACAGGAGTGGGGTGTTTTCGCCACTGCCCACCTCAACGCGCCAAAGCGCGCTCTGGTCGTCGTAGAGCTTCTCGGTGCGGGAGTAGATCACCGCGGAGCCATCGGGGGTGAAGGCGGGATGGTAGGCGTAGATTCCCGGCGCGGTGAGGGGCTTCACCTCCCGCGCGACCAGGTCAAAGAGAAACAGCCCCAGGTGCTTACCGCCCCAGGGGGAGAAGACAAGCCAGCGGCCGTCGGGGGAGAGATCAAATGTCCGGCTCATCTTCTTGGTTTTCGGGCTTTCTAAGCGTAGGGACCCGCGCCCGCCTTGGCGTAGATGGCGTTGAGGAGCGCGACCACACGCACCCCTTCCTCGGGCTTGATGAGCGACTCTTTGCCCTCACGGACCGCGGCGATAAAGTCCCGGTAGTTGGCCTCGTGCTGGTTCGACGAGAGCGCGAGGGGATCGGCGGCTTTGTTCTCCGCGCCGGTCTCTTCCGCCACTGCCGCGCTCGCTTCCTCAAAGGGCTCACGGGTCTTGAACTTGACCAAGGTCTCCCCATCGAAGGCCGCGCTGCCGTCGGTGCCGCAGATCAGCACCCGCTGCGCCATGCCATCGTAGGCGAGTGTCGTTCCCGTGATCGTGGCGATGGCTCCGTTCTTCAGGCGCACGGTCGCCACTCCCAGGGTCTCGGCCTCAATATCCCGGAACTTCCCGAGGGAGCAGACCGCATGGAGCACCTCGTCCCAGTCGCCTGCCAGCCAGAGCAGGCGATCGACCATGTGCACGCCTTGGTTGGTGAGGACGCCGCCATCGAGGTCCCAGGTTCCCCGCCACGCGCCCGAGTCGTAGTAGCTCTGGGCGCGGTACCACGGGGTCTCGCAGTGGACATAGACCAGCTCGCCAAACGCCCCAGCCTGCACCGCGCGGCGCACTTTCTGGACACCCGCATTGAAGCGCTGCTGGAAGATGCCGCTCAGCACGACACCCGCCTCCTTTGCCGCCGCCACCGCCGCCGCCGCGCGCTCCGCATTGGTATCGAGTGGCTTCTCTGAGAGCGCGTGCCGCCCGGACTTAACCACTTGAATCGCGTGCTGGGCATGAAGCCCACTGGGCGAGGTGACCGCCACGGCGTCGATATCGTCGCGTGCCAGCAGGCTCTCCAGCGAGTCGTGCATCGGGATTCCCCACTTCTCTCCAAAGGCAGCTCGCCGCCCCGGATCGCTCTCTGCTCCCGCGACCAGCACCGCCGTGCCGTCTTTCTCTAGCCCATCGCGAAAGGTCCGCGCGTGCAGCCCCGCGATCCCGCCACAACCCACAATCCCAAAGCGCAGTGGTTTCATGAACATCCTCAGTGCTTCCTAAAGTTTGTTCATTATAGCTTGTCAATCTTGCCGGAACCACGTGAGCCCTGAGAACAAGTAAGCCCGGACAACGAGTGTCCGGGCTTGAGAGGGCTACGGGCTGCCTACATTCCCAGATTAAAGAACGGCTCGGGCTCAGCGGCGAGCGGGGCGGTGAAGAGCTCCTCGCCGATCAAGAACGAGAGCACCCGGTCGAGCTGCGCGACACGGTTCTGGAGCTCCTCGCTGCGGTGCGTGTAACGCTCTTGCACTTTATCGCGTCGGTCCCAGAGTGCCTCGATCTGCGCCGTGATCGCCACCTGCTCGCTCTCCTCCTCTTGAGCGAGGCTCTCCAGCGAGCTCATCAAGTCACGCTTCTGCCAGGCTAGCTCCCCGACAAGGGTCTCCGGGTCGAACGTGGACTTCCGGGAGAGGATGTTCTGCACAATCCGGCGCTGCTGGTCGGCGGGGA includes these proteins:
- a CDS encoding YaeQ family protein, producing MKYSFTLLEDGEREKLILESGGDLPRHVVLKLLAYLLYRKQHALEIEKGVGQRHKPDLVAQNPVTGQVQLWIDCGQIETDRLGRIVAKNRHAEVVVVKATAREAERYAAVAARDVTGHATVLGFDDGFTERFVELLRGTNTVEVVCLEETIRIVLNGEALESARQACSCRA
- a CDS encoding PD40 domain-containing protein, with product MSRTFDLSPDGRWLVFSPWGGKHLGLFLFDLVAREVKPLTAPGIYAYHPAFTPDGSAVIYSRTEKLYDDQSALWRVEVGSGENTPLLSKSRHFHGAPTVTPDGSRIVFMYSHWIGPNHTAGGIASVRIDGTDFTTHSGQDYRCAMNPHVALDNQTVAFWAYEDENTRNGIATVSLRTKAAPVYLYTKGGAVCNPRFAPVGTGFTFIADPQEFRHELFYADAPGAPARALGVFKKSGTSPRNPAFSPDGKTIYFLNDSSLWRIQTDGIGQECLADDTLFSDPPSWKDGKSSRRGCLSALAVFLTPGKSRLA
- a CDS encoding Gfo/Idh/MocA family protein: MFMKPLRFGIVGCGGIAGLHARTFRDGLEKDGTAVLVAGAESDPGRRAAFGEKWGIPMHDSLESLLARDDIDAVAVTSPSGLHAQHAIQVVKSGRHALSEKPLDTNAERAAAAVAAAKEAGVVLSGIFQQRFNAGVQKVRRAVQAGAFGELVYVHCETPWYRAQSYYDSGAWRGTWDLDGGVLTNQGVHMVDRLLWLAGDWDEVLHAVCSLGKFRDIEAETLGVATVRLKNGAIATITGTTLAYDGMAQRVLICGTDGSAAFDGETLVKFKTREPFEEASAAVAEETGAENKAADPLALSSNQHEANYRDFIAAVREGKESLIKPEEGVRVVALLNAIYAKAGAGPYA
- a CDS encoding WD40 repeat domain-containing protein, which produces MRLTTNTPTPTTQTQPTSQHITAPTPVVAASTVLVTTGARTRRRRSSSGHLVLWGTLLVPVVALGLALRPAVQTQLVERRLAPRQLLAVLPGTETNGMALSANGRYMAVRSLKLERGSGEGIAWLNQTQVYDTGTGKQLGTVRTPDGTSSMVGITADGTRIVTAEYGNAKKNQGQLSWWDVASGKPINTVTYPSTTAENLLSVAGTELLESQDGVLTLRSTETGALLARFPIPSTLAGQPTNPRCYQLALSPNSQWVAARVSLKNSTGLYGLVGAELVLWKRGEQKPRWSFPVREHNAANTVMVANDGTVLATVEKVIQDARQFINLNDAMYRGVICLDATTGKERWFIPHGKGFTGLTYALAIDPARNRVALRYGERFIGLHRLTDGSLISTIDTRQKISNGGVLGERVRFSDDGKTLYDRQVGGIAVWSLEGLK